In one window of uncultured Acetobacteroides sp. DNA:
- the rocD gene encoding ornithine--oxo-acid transaminase: MTKPTSKDFIEKEGKYGAHNYHPLPVVLEKGKGIFMWDVEGRRYFDFLSAYSAVNQGHCHPKIVAAMVEQAQKLTLTSRAFYNNVLGEFEQYVTSYFGYDKVLPMNTGAEADETALKLCRKWAYVKKGIAENQAKIIVCDGNFHGRTITIVSMSNDPESYGGFGPFTPGFIKIPYNNIAELEKALKDPNVAGFLLEPIQGEAGVFVPDEGYLAKAYDLCKKKNVLFMADEVQTGIARTGKLLACDHENVRPDILILGKAISGGVMPVSCVLADDDIMLCIKPGEHGSTFGGNLIASKVAIAALEVVKDEKLAENAARLGEIFRTEMRNFDSPMIELVRGKGLLNAIVIKNMNGRTAWDVCLAMRDRGVLAKPTHGNIIRFAPPLVITEEELREAISLIQLAFKDIENGKQPVEI; this comes from the coding sequence ATGACTAAACCAACCAGTAAAGACTTTATTGAGAAAGAAGGGAAGTATGGAGCTCATAACTACCATCCACTTCCAGTAGTACTCGAAAAAGGAAAAGGTATTTTTATGTGGGATGTTGAAGGCAGAAGATACTTCGATTTTCTATCTGCATATTCTGCGGTTAACCAAGGACACTGCCATCCAAAGATTGTAGCAGCCATGGTTGAGCAAGCGCAGAAGCTAACACTAACCTCCCGCGCATTCTACAATAATGTACTAGGTGAATTCGAGCAATACGTAACCAGCTACTTTGGCTACGACAAGGTTTTACCAATGAATACGGGTGCCGAAGCCGACGAAACAGCGCTGAAACTATGCCGAAAATGGGCGTATGTAAAAAAAGGAATTGCCGAGAATCAAGCAAAGATCATTGTATGCGACGGGAACTTCCACGGGAGAACCATTACCATCGTATCCATGTCCAACGATCCTGAATCGTATGGAGGATTTGGACCGTTTACACCTGGTTTTATCAAGATTCCATACAACAACATCGCAGAACTTGAGAAGGCGTTGAAAGATCCCAATGTTGCAGGTTTTCTTTTAGAGCCAATACAGGGCGAAGCAGGCGTATTTGTTCCAGACGAAGGCTACCTTGCAAAAGCATACGATCTTTGTAAGAAGAAAAACGTGCTCTTCATGGCAGATGAGGTTCAAACCGGAATTGCCCGTACAGGTAAGCTTCTAGCTTGCGATCACGAAAACGTCCGTCCTGATATTCTTATACTAGGGAAAGCCATTTCAGGTGGTGTTATGCCCGTTTCTTGTGTTCTGGCCGATGATGACATCATGCTATGTATTAAACCAGGAGAGCACGGGTCAACCTTTGGTGGTAACCTTATAGCAAGCAAAGTTGCCATTGCTGCTCTTGAGGTTGTAAAAGATGAAAAGCTTGCAGAAAATGCAGCTCGCCTTGGTGAAATATTCCGCACCGAAATGCGCAACTTCGACTCGCCAATGATTGAGTTAGTTCGAGGAAAGGGACTGCTAAACGCCATCGTGATTAAGAACATGAATGGCAGGACAGCTTGGGATGTATGCCTAGCAATGCGCGATAGAGGCGTTCTTGCAAAGCCAACCCACGGTAATATTATTCGTTTTGCACCTCCATTGGTAATCACCGAGGAAGAGCTTAGAGAGGCAATCTCACTTATTCAGCTAGCATTTAAAGATATCGAGAACGGCAAACAGCCTGTCGAAATATAG